ccaaactcacctcTCCCTCCTCATGTGCAGTgttgccaaagtcgcatctcatgtattctgtTTTAGTTCTACTTACTCTAAAACCAAATAATTATATAAATAACTAATCAAATGTTGCTCCATATATATCTGTAATATGCAAAACCTGGTGCATTTCAGTCAGAACCATGTTAGCTTATCATTCAAGTAGACTATGTGAGGTTAGCATCAGAACACACGTCTGCCATATCACCATAAATCATGCCACCATGTGTTGTTTAATATACGCTCTAATGTAACATACTTCCAAAGATTGATGAACTAGCCTCAAAAACCAGACTCCCACCTTGGTAGTTGGCAGCTAGCTTGGGAACCATGGGAATTTTATAGTAAAATAATTCAAAATATCTTAATATTTAAGTTGAGCTATGTTCTTAGCAATGCAATAACACTACTAAGGTGCTTTCTTTTCAATCAAAATCAGCAACAAAGCACCAAGTATTGCCATGATTCATGAGCATGTCAACTAATTATGACAAAGGCAACAAAGAATTCAAGATCAATGGGTCATCATGCATTTATCGCGAAGAATAGAAGATAAAGCATTTCAACCTTCACTAATcagtgcaagtgtttcatactggATTGGAGATTCAGGGCCACAGCACTTCTGATCCTCAACTTGGGTTTCCTGACAGATATCCTTAACCTTTTCATGCAAAATAAATTTATCTTTTACCCATACACACTCCAGAACTGTGCATGCATCATTCATAGAGAGGTAGTACTCTCTGAAAGCCTGTGGGAATAAGAGAAATAAAAAAGAGGCAAATTTATTTAGCGAAATCATTACATTTACTAGCAAGATCAGTTTGTGTGAAAAGTGAAAACATGGTCGCAGGCAATACAGCTTTTCCATGATATACAAAATGACATCATTGCTAGCGTGGAAGTAAAATACACCTGCACTCCACTGATGCTAATCTTAACAGCCTGCTTCCTATCAGTAAGATCGGTGACCTTATTGTATACTGACACAACATCAAGTAACATCTGTGAAACAAATACCAGAGCGTCAGCGTCTACAGCAAAAGCTATGTAGGGAAAACAGAGAATATAACAATATTAGCTAGCATGTGATTCCAAAGTAACTTTACTACTTGTTAGGACAGCGCATGTCAGCAATTTCAAACCGAATTTTCTTGATACAATATTAGCCATGCTTATAGATTATAACCCTCACCTGTTGGATCAGGACCCTTACTCGCGCAAGCAAAGAGAACACAGCCGTGCAAAGATCAACGAAGAATGATCTAGCAAGCAAAAATGTTATCTGACTGTAATTTAGGTTAAGGAACTTTGGACGTCTCTCAATTGCAAGAGAAATATACATTTGTTTTCTTATGATGGTGATAATGAAATGATCAAGGCGAGACATTTGTAGTTTATTAAAGTAAGCCAAGTGCAAGTGCACAAGCACAACTAGTCCTATTTGTGACCTAAGAAACCAAACAGAAACATGATATAACAAGCAAAAGAAAAAGGATACATTGCTGCCTTCATAACAGGTTCAGACATCTGCACGGGACCGAGAAAATTTTGACTCAGATTTTATACGATATTAAGTTGGGCAAAGTATGAAATCTCACTTCGAGTCTACATATGTCAAGATTCCAATCGAATCAAAGCTCAACAAAGACAAAACACACCTGGGATAACAAGCGGGCAACACCCAAAAGCCTCTCATGATGGCTGTAGTTCGCACCAGGTTTCTTCTTAGTCTGCCTATATCAGAattcagaagaagaaaaaagagctTTAACTGAAAAACCGAACAAGCCAAGTAATCAGATGATAGCAAGTGAAATCTGTAAGAAGCGTAAATACAATAACAGACTGACTTGGTGGGGACGAGGATCGTGTTGGCCGGCTTGCGGCATGCGAGAACTGGGAACACGGCGTTGAGGACCTCCGCGAGGCCGGCCCCGAGCAGAAGCTTCAGGTCCCTCCTCACCTGCGCGCATAGAAACTCGCCACTCGCTCAGCGCAGCGGGATGGGAGGTTTCATCAGGAGGAGGTGTAGAGAAGCGGCTGGGGCTCACCTTGAGGAGGTACTGGAAATAGGCGGCGCCACGGTGCTGGTTCCGGTGCTTGTACACCAGGCGCTCCAGCACCCCCGCCTCCGCCTGCAGGTGACGCAGCGCAGCCCGCAGCCGCTGCTCCTCGTCGCCCTCCCCAGCAGTGCCCGCCTCCGACCCCTGCGACATGACCGACGGCGTGTGGGAGCGCAGTGGCGGCGGATGTCCCTCCGGCGCTGTTCCTTGCGTAATGGCCGAACTGGGCCCGGGCTGGTGGACGTGGGAATAGCCATATTCGTAGCGCGGCGCGGAAGCGTTTTGGGCCAAGATGCGCTGTGATGGTCCAGGTAGAATTGAACTTTGAGGACTCGGGACGTGCCCCTTGCGCCCGGACGCCGGCAACGCTACGCCCGAGTGAAAAGAGAGGAAGGGCGCGTGACACCTCCGGTTCGGAAGCACACGACTAAAGCGTTGTATGGATGCCCTGTCAGCGTTGGGAGAAGGACAAATCTAGACGCACCtaatctacttttaaaatatttAAATACAACAGTTATAACATACGTTTGATGGcaattgaaacacttgaaacatgcttctaaAAGACTTGAAAACACTTTAAAACCATTGCAACCACACgtaacatccaaataaaatatatgcaaacgtatgtgtgaaacatatgcaacatctagataaacacacttgcaacatgcgtccagAAAACATAGATGAAACGTACATTTGAAATATCTGGAACActcaaaacatacgcttgcagcatatgcaacatgtgcaacatccccgatctacttttgcaacatccatatgaaacaattacaacatacatctgaaacacttgaaacatacatatgcaacataggagAGGGGAAGGTTGGGCCGATCGATTTCGGGCGCCGAGGTGGGAGAGAGCCACCCACTCCCCTGCAACACCGTTGCGCCACCTCCATGAATCTCACTcgtgctccatggatctcgccggGGCAGAGGAGAGGGCCACCGGATCCGCAGGTGTTGGACGCTCCTAGTTGGTGAGGACGTCGGGGTGGGGGAAGGGCGTCGACGGTGTGGGGGAATGAAGAAGCCACCGGAGTGGGGGAGGAGAATGCCAGGGTGGGGAAGCGCGCACGCAGGATGGGTGAGGGTGCCGCCACCGGCCAAGGAGGCATCCATGGCCGCGCGTCGGGGTGGGACAGGGCACGAGCGCGGAAGGGATAAGAATGGAGAGGAGGAAGCGAGGGATAATTTTTCTGTAGCAAGCGGTGCGTGCGGGAGTGAGCAGTGAAGGCGTTCGTCCGTTTGGGCGTCTTAATTGATACTTGTATCCAAGCTGTGTCGGATACGCGATACAGTCCTCCCTCTTGAGTATTCGCGCATCAGAATGCAAGTTACCAACTCACACAATATATGGTCATGGTTGTATATCATACTCGGCATAGTTGATAAGCCCGgctgaaaagtattgttcgctgatttgttgtgagagaaaaatatatttccttcgctgaaaaagtacgacttataagacaaacgaacagggtgTAACGTACGATAACCATAAGTCGCATGCTTAACTTTAAAAGCTGATGTGCAAAGATTTTGCACTTGCAGTAGCAGCTCTGTAGTCAGGGTTGGCAAGTGTGCTTTCTTCAGCAGCGAGGTACGCGCAAGCAGAAAGCCGAAAGCCTTCTTTCGTGTTTCCTGCAGACAGCGGCGGACCTAGAAAATATTTCaggaggggctgaacaacactgctgttcgatcttaagtctcagcccctctacactatagaattttgcctaaaaattcatggg
Above is a genomic segment from Miscanthus floridulus cultivar M001 chromosome 3, ASM1932011v1, whole genome shotgun sequence containing:
- the LOC136542124 gene encoding uncharacterized protein, coding for MSQGSEAGTAGEGDEEQRLRAALRHLQAEAGVLERLVYKHRNQHRGAAYFQYLLKVRRDLKLLLGAGLAEVLNAVFPVLACRKPANTILVPTKQTKKKPGANYSHHERLLGVARLLSQMSEPVMKAAIQITFLLARSFFVDLCTAVFSLLARVRVLIQQMLLDVVSVYNKVTDLTDRKQAVKISISGVQAFREYYLSMNDACTVLECVWVKDKFILHEKVKDICQETQVEDQKCCGPESPIQYETLALISEDMKRLEGTNSPASQPDAALAEQPDKMIHCNDAGDSQRGRQVENESRACSVPDTLSTREHLKPETRKRVAFVAVGNPKVTGAASETKSSEVNKKQRLNMISPSNIQSGLYNKLLDCETT